A stretch of the Schistocerca serialis cubense isolate TAMUIC-IGC-003099 chromosome 2, iqSchSeri2.2, whole genome shotgun sequence genome encodes the following:
- the LOC126457906 gene encoding uncharacterized protein LOC126457906 isoform X1 — MPKKKQPLSLERLSLAAVGQFVAHIGRIMISPGSPISHEMPTQRPEYLQNTFQWLNELLYSSVPRSLFDKMATHILTSVSELIKETKDSYSQDQPMWLFLNKMNIVVKLTEVAVNYHLREMNISVWPKIMRHVLYQTLEKMTGLETLNLGSGSGGWKTSDFEKTVIQGITAMKNLVSLCLCFDCTDHIISIVANNCSRLRILDVTSSRSVTDRSIPSLLNCQDLRQLLLYRTSVSIEGYAELLVGLKNLRDLGRCDEFGTILEHLRFSGTYSHPLGLHIFQSRDVTTYHLNLLIEMCPCVRHVSIYHDERISDLTVLAALNDLRELKLMSCDFYTDHVKLLLEVKGQNLTWLHLEHVEEIDLNALIYISQFCPNLKKLVFYNCDFLEHTSVSMKTLSVKPFQYLEYIMCVVDCALVHLEFLLSSCFNIKYIQLGSSTGIGDDTMAKVLSVNPMQKLEELKILYSDNLSMHTVNLLMNHCDNLRVLSELESWQGISPAELQQFREHLKNSNTDLDVRPTLSY; from the coding sequence ATGCCTAAGAAAAAACAGCCCTTATCTTTAGAAAGATTGAGTCTTGCAGCTGTTGGTCAGTTTGTGGCACACATAGGCCGCATCATGATATCTCCAGGATCACCTATTTCACATGAAATGCCAACTCAACGTCCTGAGTATTTGCAGAACACCTTCCAATGGCTGAATGAACTATTATACTCAAGTGTTCCTAGATCTCTGTTTGATAAAATGGCTACTCATATTTTAACATCAGTCAGTGaattaataaaagaaacaaaagattctTATAGCCAGGATCAACCTATGTGGCTCTTTCTCAATAAAATGAATATAGTTGTTAAGTTAACAGAAGTTGCAGTCAACTATCATCTACGTGAAATGAATATCTCAGTGTGGCCAAAAATTATGAGACATGTTTTGTATCAAACATTAGAGAAGATGACTGGCCTTGAAACTTTGAATCTTGGATCTGGTTCTGGTGGCTGGAAAACTTCTGACTTTGAAAAGACAGTTATACAGGGCATCACAGCAATGAAAAATTTAGTATCGCTTTGTCTTTGTTTTGACTGTACTGATCATATTATATCAATTGTAGCAAACAACTGTAGTAGGTTACGCATCTTAGATGTTACTTCATCACGCTCTGTAACTGATCGCAGTATACCATCTTTATTGAATTGCCAGGATTTGAGGCAGTTACTGTTATATCGAACTTCTGTATCTATTGAAGGCTATGCTGAATTGTTAGTGGGTTTAAAAAACTTAAGAGATCTTGGGCGCTGTGATGAATTTGGCACCATTCTTGAACATTTACGGTTTTCCGGCACATATTCTCATCCACTGGGATTACATATTTTCCAGAGCCGAGATGTGACAACCTATCATTTAAATTTACTTATAGAGATGTGTCCTTGTGTCAGACATGTTTCCATTTACCATGATGAAAGAATTAGTGACCTTACAGTACTTGCAGctctaaatgatttaagagaactGAAACTTATGTCTTGTGATTTTTATACTGACCATGTCAAGCTTTTGTTGGAAGTCAAAGgacaaaatctgacatggttgcaCCTTGAACATGTGGAAGAAATCGATCTAAATGCACTTATATACATTAGCCAGTTTTGCCCAAacttaaaaaaattagttttttacAACTGTGATTTTCTAGAGCATACATCTGTATCAATGAAGACACTTTCAGTTAAACCTTTCCAGTATTTGGAATACATAATGTGTGTTGTAGACTGTGCACTTGTACATCTTGAATTTTTATTATCTAGTTGTTTCAACATTAAGTATATACAGTTAGGTTCCTCTACTGGTATTGGTGATGACACAATGGCTAAAGTTCTGTCAGTCAACCCAATGCAAAAACttgaagaattaaaaattttgtatAGTGATAATTTGAGTATGCatactgtaaatttgttaatgaaCCACTGTGATAATCTCAGGGTTTTGTCTGAACTAGAAAGTTGGCAAGGAATCTCTCCAGCTGAGCTTCAGCAATTTCGGGAACACCTGAAAAATAGTAACACTGATTTGGATGTGAGACCAACTCTGTCATACTAG